The Rugosibacter aromaticivorans region CCGGCGGCCGCAATCTGGCGCAAGCAGTGTGTGCTCCGTATTTCCTGCACGAGTCGGACCGGCTCCTGGTGACCTATGACTTCGAGCCCTTGCGAGATGGGCAGGTGCTCGACATAGGCAATGTCCAGGTCACGGTGCTGCACACCCCAGGTCACACACCAGACAGCATTTGCCTGTTGGTCGCCGACAAACGCCGCAGCGAAGCGCCCTGGTTCGTGATCACGGGTGACACGCTATTTGTCGGCGCGGTCGGCCGCCCGGATCTGGCGGGACATGAAAGAGAGATGGCGGCACAGCTTTACGAAACGCTTCACACGAAGTTATTGCGCCTTCCGGATACGCTTGAAATGTATCCTGCTCATCAAGCGGGCAGTGCCTGCGGTGCGGGTTTGTCGGGCAAGCCGATGT contains the following coding sequences:
- a CDS encoding MBL fold metallo-hydrolase; its protein translation is MFFKQLATKESSLSYFFGCGGLGKGMAVDVVAGDEDWFISEAKMANVTITHVIDTHVHADRYSGGRNLAQAVCAPYFLHESDRLLVTYDFEPLRDGQVLDIGNVQVTVLHTPGHTPDSICLLVADKRRSEAPWFVITGDTLFVGAVGRPDLAGHEREMAAQLYETLHTKLLRLPDTLEMYPAHQAGSACGAGLSGKPMSTLGFEKQWNPQLKLDLEQFIANVSDVPPAPAEMETILRVNRGLQDCKS